One window from the genome of Larus michahellis chromosome 23, bLarMic1.1, whole genome shotgun sequence encodes:
- the COMP gene encoding cartilage oligomeric matrix protein has translation MISALAFVFLLSLSCPFSSCQQRRVGGEVGPEMLEEMRETNRVLTEVRDLLKQQIKEITFLKNTVMECDACGIHTEATGPVITVTQFNRCLPNPCFPGVACTETGTGFRCGPCPPGYSGNGSHCTDINECNANPCFPKVQCINTAPGFRCDPCPPGFTGQMVEGVGLAYARANKQVCTDINECETGGARNCVPNSICINTRGSYKCGACKPGFVGDQVNGCKSQAVRRCPNGEISPCHEKAQCIVERDGSISCACLVGWAGNGYVCGKDTDIDGVPDEKQRCSDKKCRKDNCVTVPNSGQEDADRDGIGDACDDDADGDGILNAEDNCVYTRNADQRNADKDNFGDACDNCRQVKNNDQRDIDGDGRGDECDDDMDGDGIKNPMDNCIRVSNPNQKDSDGDGVGDVCDSCPTVSNPDQKDTDHDLVGDVCDTNQDSDGDGHQDSRDNCPSVPNSSQVDTDNDGLGDECDDDDDDDGIPDEKPPGPDNCRLVPNPGQEDSDGDGVGNLCEDDFDRDMVIDRIDVCPENAEVTLTDFRAFQTVVLDPEGDAQIDPNWIVLNQGMEIVQTMNSDPGLAVGYTAFNGVDFEGTFHVNTATDDDYAGFIFGYQDSSSFYVVMWKQMEQTYWQANPFRAVAEPGIQLKAVKSKTGPGEYLRNSLWHTGDTTDQVKLLWKDPRNSGWKDKTSYRWFLQHRPQVGYIRARFYEGPEVVADTGVVLDTTMRGGRLGVFCFSQENIIWSNLRYRCNDTIPEDYETFRVQQD, from the exons ATTAAGGAGATAACATTCCTGAAGAATACAGTCATGGAGTGTGATGCCTGTG GCATACACACGGAGGCGACAGGCCCTGTCATCACCGTGACACAGTTTAACAGATGCCTCCCAAACCCCTGCTTCCCTGGAGTGGCCTGCACTGAGACCGGCACTGGCTTCCGCTGCGGACCCTGTCCCCCGGGTTATTCAGGCAACGGGTCCCACTGCACAGATATCAATGAG TGCAACGCAAACCCCTGCTTCCCGAAGGTCCAGTGCATTAACACCGCCCCTGGCTTCCGCTGTGATCCCTGCCCTCCCGGCTTCACTGGGCAAATGGTGGAAGGGGTTGGACTAGCTTACGCCAGGGCCAACAAACAG GTTTGTACTGACATCAATGAATGCGAGACAGGTGGTGCCAGAAATTGTGTCCCAAACTCCATCTGCATCAATACACGG GGATCCTACAAGTGCGGGGCTTGTAAACCTGGCTTTGTTGGGGATCAAGTCAATGGCTGCAAGAGCCAGGCAGTGAGACGTTGCCCTAACGGTGAAATTAGTCCATGCCACGAGAAAGCACAGTGCATCGTGGAGCGCGACGGGTCCATCTCCTGCGCG TGCCTCGTGGGGTGGGCAGGGAACGGCTACGTCTGCGGGAAGGATACAGACATTGATGGAGTCCCTGATGAGAAGCAACGCTGCTCTGACAAAAAGTGCCGCAAG GATAACTGCGTGACTGTCCCCAACTCTGGCCAGGAGGATGCAGACAGGGATGGAATTGGAGATGCTTGTGACGATGATGCTGACGGAGATGGGATATTAAATGCTGAG GACAACTGCGTGTACACACGCAACGCAGACCAGCGCAATGCAGACAAGGACAACTTCGGCGATGCCTGTGACAACTGTCGCCAAGTGAAGAACAACGATCAACGGGACATTGATGGCGATGGGAGGGGAGATGAGTGTGACGATGACATGGATGGAGACG GGATCAAAAACCCCATGGACAACTGTATAAGAGTTTCCAACCCTAATCAAAAAGATAGCGACGGTGACGGAGTGGGAGATGTGTGTGACAGCTGCCCAACAGTCAGTAACCCAGACCAG AAAGATACCGATCATGATCTCGTGGGAGATGTCTGTGACACCAACCAGGACAG CGATGGGGATGGCCACCAAGATTCACGGGATAATTGCCCATCAGTGCCCAACAGCTCCCAGGTGGACACGGACAATGATGGGCTGGGAGATGAATGTGacgatgatgatgacgatgatgggATCCCAGATGAGAAACCTCCAGGCCCTGACAACTGTCGGCTTGTCCCTAACCCTGGCCAAGAAGACTCGGACG GTGACGGCGTGGGAAACCTTTGTGAAGACGACTTTGACAGAGACATGGTGATTGACAGAATTGACGTGTGCCCAGAGAACGCAGAAGTGACACTAACGGACTTCAGGGCTTTCCAGACGGTTGTACTGGACCCCGAGGGCGATGCACAGATTGACCCCAACTGGATTGTCCTCAACCAG GGCATGGAAATTGTCCAGACCATGAACAGTGATCCCGGCCTGGCTGTAG GGTACACGGCATTCAACGGAGTGGACTTTGAGGGCACATTCCATGTCAACACTGCCACAGATGACGATTATGCTGGCTTCATCTTTGGCTACCAGGACAGTTCCAGCTTTTACGTGGTCATGTGGAAGCAGATGGAACAGACGTACTGGCAGGCAAACCCCTTCCGAGCGGTAGCGGAACCTGGGATTCAACTGAAG GCTGTGAAGTCTAAAACAGGCCCCGGCGAGTACCTCCGCAATTCCCTCTGGCACACCGGAGACACCACAGACCAGGTCAAACTGCTGTGGAAGGACCCTCGCAATTCCGGCTGGAAGGACAAGACATCTTACCGCTGGTTCCTGCAACATCGGCCTCAAGTGGGCTACATCAG AGCTCGCTTCTATGAAGGCCCTGAAGTAGTGGCAGACACTGGAGTTGTCCTTGATACAACCATGCGAGGAGGGCGCCTGGGAGTCTTCTGCTTCTCTCAGGAGAACATTATTTGGTCAAACCTGCGTTATCGCTGCAACG ACACCATTCCAGAAGACTATGAAACCTTTAGAGTGCAGCAAGACTAA